The Streptomyces pactum genome contains a region encoding:
- a CDS encoding response regulator, with protein sequence MTTRVIIVDDQAMVRAGFAALLAAQSDIDVVGEAPDGAKGVELSRRTHPDVVLMDVRMPEMDGLEAARRLLAPPPGGGGTAHDVQGVREHRPRVLMLTTFDVDDYVYEALRAGASGFLLKDAPPADLIAAVRVVASGDALLAPSVTRRLIADFARQRPAARGKPALRLKALTARETEVLVLVARGRSNAEIAQTLVLAEQTVKTHVSRVLTKLDLRDRAQAVVFAYESGLVAPGE encoded by the coding sequence GTGACGACGCGCGTCATCATCGTCGACGACCAGGCCATGGTGCGGGCCGGCTTCGCCGCGCTGCTGGCCGCCCAGAGCGACATCGACGTGGTGGGGGAGGCCCCGGACGGTGCGAAGGGCGTCGAGCTGAGCCGGCGCACCCACCCCGACGTCGTGCTGATGGACGTCCGCATGCCCGAGATGGACGGCCTCGAGGCCGCGCGCCGCCTCCTCGCGCCCCCGCCGGGCGGTGGGGGCACCGCCCACGACGTTCAGGGAGTACGGGAGCACCGGCCCCGCGTCCTGATGCTCACCACGTTCGACGTCGACGACTACGTCTACGAGGCGCTGCGGGCGGGCGCGAGCGGCTTCCTGCTGAAGGACGCGCCGCCGGCCGATCTCATCGCGGCGGTACGCGTCGTGGCCTCGGGCGACGCGCTGCTCGCTCCCTCGGTGACGCGCCGCCTCATCGCGGACTTCGCCCGGCAACGTCCCGCCGCCCGGGGCAAGCCCGCGCTGCGACTCAAGGCCCTGACGGCACGCGAGACCGAGGTCCTCGTCCTGGTGGCCCGAGGGCGGTCCAACGCGGAGATCGCGCAGACTCTGGTACTGGCCGAGCAGACGGTGAAGACACACGTGAGCCGCGTCCTCACCAAGCTCGACCTGCGCGATCGCGCCCAGGCGGTGGTCTTCGCGTACGAATCGGGGCTGGTGGCCCCGGGCGAGTAG
- a CDS encoding sensor histidine kinase — protein sequence MTSVEQEPARALFAGASRRWVRLLPWGVAFVLCVALLPTTIQVLSVDYGLNGGIASALAVAQSAPLLLAVVRPLQAWYVIFAADVAGALALLAVDLDDQNVWPFPPMEIVGYVALCLALGLREPRRTLLVVWLATAGANIGLGFVAPGGTSARSALLTILSGVALLLAAALRERYEVQRRLAEQETISEAERERRTLLEERARIARELHDVVAHHMSVITVQAGTAAYRIDGLPQDVQEEFTSIAATARESLGEMRRLLGVLRNEEAHGELAPQPGLTRIGQLVEATVRAGVPVEFTPCDADVPEVVGLSAYRIVQEALANVVRHAPGAPTRVSVSESVSESVSTGGARLTVLVVNAPPPEPPVAPLEEGGTGHGLVGMRERVRLAGGALDAGPLPDGGFRVAAQLPLTEGDLT from the coding sequence ATGACCTCAGTGGAGCAGGAACCCGCGCGGGCGCTGTTCGCGGGAGCTTCGCGTCGGTGGGTACGACTGCTGCCCTGGGGCGTGGCGTTCGTGCTGTGCGTCGCCCTGCTGCCCACCACCATCCAGGTGCTCAGCGTCGACTACGGCCTGAACGGCGGCATCGCGAGCGCGCTGGCCGTCGCGCAGTCGGCACCGCTGCTGCTCGCCGTCGTCCGCCCGCTGCAGGCCTGGTACGTGATCTTCGCCGCGGACGTGGCCGGGGCGCTCGCCCTGCTCGCCGTGGACCTCGACGACCAGAACGTGTGGCCGTTCCCGCCCATGGAGATCGTCGGGTACGTCGCGCTCTGCCTCGCCCTCGGCCTGCGCGAGCCGCGCCGGACGCTCCTCGTGGTGTGGCTGGCGACGGCGGGCGCGAACATCGGCCTGGGGTTCGTCGCGCCGGGCGGCACGAGCGCCAGGAGCGCACTGCTCACCATCCTCAGCGGCGTGGCACTCCTGCTCGCCGCCGCACTCCGCGAGCGGTACGAGGTGCAGCGCAGGCTGGCCGAGCAGGAGACGATCAGCGAGGCCGAGCGCGAGCGGCGGACCCTGCTGGAGGAGCGCGCTCGCATCGCACGCGAGCTGCACGACGTGGTGGCGCACCACATGTCCGTCATCACGGTGCAGGCGGGCACCGCGGCGTACCGCATCGACGGGCTTCCGCAGGATGTGCAGGAGGAGTTCACGTCCATCGCGGCGACCGCGCGCGAGTCGCTCGGCGAGATGCGACGGCTCCTCGGCGTGCTGCGCAACGAAGAGGCGCACGGCGAGCTCGCGCCCCAGCCGGGCCTGACGCGGATCGGGCAGTTGGTGGAGGCGACGGTGCGGGCGGGAGTGCCGGTGGAGTTCACCCCCTGCGACGCCGATGTGCCCGAGGTGGTGGGCCTGTCCGCGTACCGCATCGTCCAGGAGGCCCTCGCGAACGTCGTGCGGCACGCGCCGGGTGCTCCGACGCGGGTGTCGGTGTCGGAGTCCGTCTCCGAGTCCGTTTCGACAGGCGGCGCGCGGCTCACCGTCCTCGTCGTCAACGCGCCGCCGCCCGAGCCGCCCGTCGCGCCGCTCGAGGAGGGCGGCACCGGGCACGGCCTCGTCGGCATGCGTGAGCGGGTGCGCCTCGCCGGCGGTGCCCTCGACGCGGGCCCGCTGCCGGACGGCGGCTTCCGGGTCGCCGCACAACTTCCGCTGACCGAAGGGGACCTCACGTGA
- a CDS encoding fatty acid desaturase family protein, with amino-acid sequence MSSAGETALPHPEKANARQCPPETRSEFTPLLRDVKGQDLLERRTGWYAGTMVTNALGLATVVTGIALLGDSWWVLALAPVLAVLCARTAFIGHDAGHAQISVNRVTNRRIGLVHGNLLLGMSYAWWNDKHNRHHANPNHIAKDPDVAADVLVFTSEQAATRAGLRGRLTRHQAWLFFPLTLLEGLALKLHGFRYLRRQSGRERLVEGTLLIAHITGYVTLLLTTMPLAHALVFAALHQALFGLHLGMAFAPNHKGMDMPDPDGQKWGHLRRQVLTSRNIRGGVLTDWFLGGLNYQIEHHLFPSMPRPHLRLAQSMVKAHCHDLGVPYTETGLVDSYRQALRHLHEVGEPLRAGV; translated from the coding sequence ATGTCCTCGGCCGGCGAAACCGCTCTGCCACACCCCGAGAAGGCCAACGCGAGGCAGTGCCCACCCGAGACGAGAAGCGAGTTCACACCTCTGCTGCGCGACGTCAAGGGACAGGACCTGCTCGAGCGGCGCACCGGCTGGTACGCGGGCACCATGGTGACCAACGCGCTCGGCCTGGCCACCGTCGTCACCGGCATAGCACTCCTCGGCGATTCGTGGTGGGTCCTCGCCCTCGCCCCCGTCCTCGCCGTCCTGTGTGCCCGCACGGCGTTCATCGGCCATGACGCGGGCCACGCCCAGATCAGCGTCAATCGCGTCACGAACCGCCGCATCGGACTCGTCCACGGCAACCTCCTGCTGGGCATGAGCTACGCGTGGTGGAACGACAAGCACAACCGCCACCACGCCAACCCCAACCACATCGCCAAGGACCCCGACGTCGCCGCCGACGTCCTCGTCTTCACCAGCGAGCAGGCCGCCACCCGCGCAGGCCTGCGCGGCCGGCTCACCCGCCACCAGGCATGGCTCTTCTTCCCCCTCACCCTCCTCGAAGGCCTCGCCCTGAAGCTTCACGGCTTCCGGTACCTGCGCCGCCAGAGCGGCCGCGAGCGCCTGGTGGAGGGCACCCTCCTCATCGCCCACATCACCGGGTACGTCACGCTGCTCCTGACGACGATGCCGCTCGCGCACGCACTCGTCTTCGCCGCGCTCCATCAAGCCCTGTTCGGGCTGCACCTGGGCATGGCCTTCGCGCCCAACCACAAGGGGATGGACATGCCCGACCCCGACGGCCAGAAGTGGGGGCACCTGCGGCGCCAGGTCCTCACGTCCCGCAACATCAGGGGCGGCGTCCTCACCGACTGGTTCCTCGGCGGCCTCAACTACCAGATCGAGCACCACCTGTTCCCCAGCATGCCCCGCCCCCACTTGAGGCTCGCCCAGTCCATGGTGAAGGCCCACTGCCACGACCTCGGCGTCCCGTACACGGAGACCGGCCTCGTCGACTCCTACCGTCAGGCCCTGCGACACCTGCACGAAGTGGGAGAACCGCTGCGCGCCGGCGTCTGA
- a CDS encoding alpha/beta hydrolase — MRRFRKTLTIAALTTLLVGSTAGWASESSRSAPSGPLPGTAAWLADDWLGSKLPDPAAATPAEVAAFFAGLTGLQQQRLAEDHPTVVGNLDGAPVNLRYEANAPAGDQVLAYDPRGRGLIAQVTGDLAKATHVAVIVPGSDIDISAFDRTARWAADLQEEAGDDTAVIAWAGYTTPSGIGLDLATGRLAEAGAERLTRFTDGLEAAGLPDPSLFCHSYGSVVCGLAAPDTDASDIVVMGSPGMRADDVTALDTEARVWAAKSPHDWIDRVPDVEVLGLGHGADPTSSGFGATVLPADDVPAHDAYFATGTSTLAAFAAIAGGDL; from the coding sequence ATGCGCCGCTTCAGGAAGACCCTGACCATCGCCGCACTGACCACACTGCTGGTCGGCAGCACGGCGGGCTGGGCCTCGGAGAGCAGCCGGAGCGCGCCGAGCGGTCCGCTCCCCGGCACCGCCGCATGGCTGGCGGACGACTGGCTGGGCAGCAAGCTACCGGATCCCGCCGCGGCCACCCCGGCCGAGGTGGCGGCCTTCTTCGCCGGCCTGACCGGCCTTCAGCAACAGCGACTCGCCGAGGACCACCCCACCGTGGTGGGCAACCTCGACGGAGCCCCCGTGAACCTCCGTTACGAGGCCAACGCCCCCGCGGGCGACCAGGTCCTGGCGTACGACCCGCGCGGCCGCGGCCTGATCGCGCAGGTCACCGGCGACCTGGCGAAGGCCACCCACGTCGCGGTGATCGTCCCCGGCTCGGACATCGACATCTCGGCGTTCGACCGTACGGCGCGGTGGGCCGCCGACCTGCAGGAAGAGGCGGGTGACGATACGGCCGTCATCGCCTGGGCGGGCTACACCACCCCCTCCGGTATCGGCCTGGACCTGGCGACGGGCCGGCTCGCCGAGGCCGGTGCCGAGCGTCTCACCCGATTCACCGACGGGCTGGAGGCGGCAGGCCTCCCCGACCCCTCCCTCTTCTGCCACAGCTACGGCTCCGTGGTCTGCGGCCTCGCCGCCCCCGACACCGACGCGAGCGACATCGTCGTCATGGGATCGCCCGGCATGCGCGCCGACGACGTCACCGCACTCGACACCGAGGCCCGCGTCTGGGCGGCGAAGTCCCCGCACGACTGGATCGATCGCGTCCCCGATGTCGAGGTCCTGGGCCTGGGCCACGGCGCGGACCCCACCTCGTCCGGGTTCGGCGCGACCGTCCTGCCCGCCGACGACGTCCCCGCGCACGACGCGTACTTCGCTACCGGCACCTCCACCCTGGCCGCGTTCGCGGCGATCGCCGGCGGAGACCTGTGA
- a CDS encoding MFS transporter: MTATQAPPGRIGKAAVAALGLLAVATGALESVVTPTLPLLQRELDMSPAEGALLSIVLLITGALITPVAGKFGDRYGGKRVLIRLMTVVSAGGLVSALAPNLPVLLLGQVLQGAMVGALPLSFILVRKHLPAEESKVAIGVVSGLFVGGGMAGTLSAGPVAEGLSRHWMFALPTIAVIGATVLVHRLMPHDPPGRPGDAGVDWPGLVLLSGTLLTLMLVLALAPDIASRPLVLGSLIVVLAAFATGWTAVERRAASPMIDLRMLARPAMWKSSVLTLVICVGTSVAVYLVPQLFAVPADRYGFGAGATEIGFFLLPGAVAASLAGPISAMGTRRFGSRAVVTAGIVIMAAALIGLAAVHTEVWHLVIGKMMIALANGLCVTAMVTDTATSVDQSDTGIATSLVLVTRVIGYAVGAQIGGAILTAGTPSGTDVPAESAFVTGFVIAAAVTAPALLVARTMSKGVKE, encoded by the coding sequence ATGACCGCAACGCAGGCTCCCCCGGGCCGCATCGGGAAGGCCGCTGTCGCGGCCCTCGGCCTGCTGGCCGTCGCCACCGGTGCCTTGGAGTCGGTGGTGACGCCGACGCTCCCGCTCCTCCAACGCGAGCTGGACATGAGTCCGGCCGAAGGAGCGCTGCTCAGCATCGTGCTCCTGATCACCGGCGCGCTCATCACACCGGTCGCGGGCAAGTTCGGCGACCGCTATGGCGGAAAACGCGTACTGATCCGGCTGATGACGGTGGTCTCGGCCGGTGGCCTGGTGTCCGCCCTGGCGCCGAACCTGCCCGTGCTGCTGCTCGGCCAGGTGCTGCAGGGAGCGATGGTGGGCGCGCTGCCCCTGTCGTTCATCCTGGTGCGCAAGCACCTCCCCGCAGAAGAGTCGAAGGTGGCCATCGGAGTGGTCAGCGGGCTCTTCGTGGGGGGCGGGATGGCGGGGACGCTGTCGGCCGGACCCGTGGCGGAAGGGCTGTCCCGGCACTGGATGTTCGCGCTGCCGACGATCGCGGTCATCGGGGCCACCGTCCTGGTGCACAGGCTGATGCCGCACGATCCGCCGGGCCGGCCGGGCGACGCCGGGGTCGACTGGCCCGGGCTGGTTCTCCTGAGCGGGACGCTGCTCACGCTCATGCTCGTGCTCGCGCTGGCGCCCGACATCGCCTCACGGCCCCTCGTGCTCGGCTCGCTCATCGTGGTGCTGGCTGCCTTCGCGACCGGATGGACGGCCGTTGAGCGGCGTGCGGCGTCGCCGATGATCGATCTGCGCATGCTGGCACGGCCCGCGATGTGGAAGTCGAGTGTGCTGACCTTGGTGATCTGCGTCGGTACCTCGGTGGCGGTCTATCTCGTCCCGCAGTTGTTCGCGGTGCCCGCCGACCGGTACGGCTTCGGGGCCGGCGCCACCGAGATCGGCTTCTTCCTGCTGCCCGGCGCCGTGGCCGCGTCACTGGCCGGGCCGATCAGTGCGATGGGGACGCGGCGCTTCGGCTCGCGTGCCGTGGTCACCGCCGGGATCGTCATCATGGCCGCCGCCCTCATCGGCCTGGCGGCCGTGCACACCGAGGTCTGGCACCTCGTCATCGGCAAGATGATGATCGCGCTGGCGAATGGCCTGTGCGTCACCGCGATGGTGACCGACACCGCCACTTCCGTCGATCAGAGCGACACGGGCATCGCCACCAGCCTCGTCCTGGTGACGCGCGTGATCGGCTACGCCGTGGGCGCGCAGATCGGCGGCGCGATCCTCACCGCCGGTACCCCTTCCGGGACGGACGTCCCGGCCGAGTCGGCCTTCGTCACCGGCTTCGTCATCGCCGCCGCCGTCACGGCGCCGGCCCTGCTTGTCGCCCGCACCATGAGCAAAGGAGTCAAGGAATGA
- a CDS encoding VOC family protein has product MIRKLQAVALDCADPVRLAEFYAELLGGRVVKDAEDADWVEVHGFEGTPLACQRVDGYRAPQWPGQESPQQLHLDFDVDDLDGEEKRALALGATVLERTDQLRPGTNWRIYADPAGHPFCFCLH; this is encoded by the coding sequence GTGATTCGAAAGCTGCAGGCGGTCGCGCTGGACTGCGCCGATCCGGTACGGCTCGCGGAGTTCTACGCGGAGCTGCTCGGCGGGCGGGTGGTCAAGGACGCGGAGGACGCCGACTGGGTCGAGGTGCACGGGTTCGAGGGGACGCCGCTGGCCTGCCAGCGGGTGGACGGCTACCGAGCGCCCCAATGGCCCGGCCAGGAGAGTCCGCAGCAGCTCCACCTGGACTTCGACGTGGACGACCTCGACGGCGAGGAGAAGCGGGCGCTTGCCCTCGGCGCGACGGTGCTGGAGCGGACGGACCAGCTCCGCCCGGGGACCAACTGGCGTATCTACGCGGACCCGGCGGGCCATCCGTTCTGTTTCTGTCTCCACTGA
- a CDS encoding ABC transporter ATP-binding protein, with protein sequence MRLRSKRQQTDHRPEAPATTPGLAVELRGVRRQYGRGAGSVHALAGVDLALPRGTFTAVMGPSGSGKSTFLQCAAGLDRPSAGSVRLGGTEITGMSENKLTELRRSRVGFVFQAFNLLPSLTVEQNVLLPMRLAGRRQDRGRAQAVLAQVGLGDKARRRPGELSGGQQQRVAVARALVTSPDVVFADEPTGALDTGTAAEVLGLLRDAVDTLGATVVMVTHDPAAAAWADRVRFLADGAFAGDLERGSAERIAARMTVLTARTARVEAMAGATA encoded by the coding sequence ATGAGGCTACGCAGCAAGCGGCAGCAGACGGACCACCGACCGGAGGCCCCGGCCACCACACCCGGCCTCGCCGTCGAACTGCGCGGTGTCCGGCGCCAGTACGGCCGCGGCGCGGGCTCCGTGCACGCGCTGGCGGGCGTCGACCTGGCCCTGCCGCGCGGCACGTTCACCGCGGTCATGGGCCCGTCCGGGTCCGGCAAGTCCACCTTCCTGCAGTGCGCCGCCGGGCTCGACCGGCCGTCGGCGGGCTCCGTGCGCCTCGGCGGTACGGAGATCACCGGCATGAGCGAGAACAAGCTCACCGAATTGCGTCGCAGCCGCGTCGGCTTCGTCTTCCAGGCCTTCAACCTGCTGCCGTCGCTGACCGTGGAGCAGAACGTGCTGCTCCCGATGCGCCTCGCCGGCCGGCGCCAGGACCGCGGGCGGGCACAGGCGGTGCTCGCGCAGGTCGGGCTCGGCGACAAGGCGCGGCGCAGGCCCGGTGAGCTCTCCGGCGGCCAGCAGCAGCGCGTGGCCGTCGCCCGCGCCCTGGTCACCAGCCCGGACGTGGTCTTCGCCGACGAGCCCACCGGCGCCCTCGACACCGGCACCGCCGCCGAGGTACTCGGCCTGCTCCGGGACGCCGTCGACACCCTCGGCGCCACCGTCGTCATGGTCACCCACGACCCCGCCGCGGCCGCCTGGGCCGACCGTGTGCGGTTCCTCGCCGACGGCGCCTTCGCCGGTGACCTGGAGCGCGGTTCGGCGGAGCGGATCGCGGCGCGGATGACGGTGCTCACCGCCCGTACCGCCCGCGTGGAGGCGATGGCAGGTGCGACGGCATGA
- a CDS encoding ABC transporter permease, with protein sequence MRLPNGLARAAVRFKPASFAGTFVALLMSALIVTACGILLETSLRATVPPQRYAKAPVVAAADQYVRVATGSGEDREEEATPLPDTARVDAGLAAKAAEAPGVAAAVPDFTFPVRAADGGAAFGARELPVAGGALTGHGWGSHAFTGTALTTGSAPREGEVVLDAGTARTAKAAVGDTVVLQTAAGRRDFRVAGVAEAGPADTARSAGAAGALAWFADGQAPTLAGHPGKADAIAVLARHGTDADALAGSVQKALAGSVAEVYLGDDRGAIEDPGLGYAKETLFGIGGSFGGIAAIVAVFTAAGTVALSVSQRAREFALLRAVGATPRQIRRAVASEALLVAPLAGIVGCLPGIGLAHWWFGQLQERGAIPQAVRVHVSWIPLLVAVAAGLLTALGAGWAAGRRPAKTKPGQALTDASVERLRPGVIRTVLGIGALVGGGFLTGLSASSTGDGAAGAALGVVMLFMLAVALLGPLVARVCAGLFGLPLRGAGPAAGLAAANSRANARRLASAITPIALAMAFASTLVFMHTSENHAADKQLRAGITADHVVTDPAGLPADAVAHAARAPGVTAAVGLLNTQVLVPVGSGEFKSLRGAAAQGVTGSGAELAKVQDLDVREGSLDRLGKGRIAIDKTLAASADAGVGDRLPFYLPDGTDARPEIVAVYGRGLGLATVTMDRASLAGHVTSGFDSTLLVRGGSEKSLTPLGEVTDASGYATEQNLDAHLGAWTNNTMAAVLGGFAAVAAVNTLVMTVLDRRRELGTLRLVGSTRRQVMQMLRWEGLLVSAVGVVLGSAIAAATLIPMMHGMTGEAPYVPPLVYASFAAATGGLALLAVTLPARAALRRWS encoded by the coding sequence ATGAGGCTTCCCAACGGACTCGCCCGTGCGGCCGTCCGCTTCAAGCCCGCGTCCTTCGCGGGGACCTTCGTCGCGCTGCTGATGTCCGCACTGATCGTCACGGCCTGCGGCATCCTGCTCGAGACCAGCCTGCGCGCGACGGTGCCGCCCCAGCGGTACGCGAAGGCGCCGGTCGTCGCGGCGGCGGACCAGTACGTGCGCGTGGCCACGGGCAGCGGCGAGGACCGCGAGGAGGAGGCGACCCCGCTGCCGGACACCGCACGGGTGGACGCCGGACTGGCGGCGAAGGCCGCCGAGGCGCCGGGCGTGGCCGCCGCGGTCCCGGACTTCACCTTCCCGGTGCGCGCGGCGGACGGTGGTGCGGCCTTCGGCGCCCGTGAACTGCCCGTCGCGGGCGGTGCGCTGACGGGGCACGGCTGGGGCTCGCACGCGTTCACCGGTACCGCGCTGACCACCGGCTCCGCGCCCCGCGAGGGCGAAGTCGTGCTCGACGCGGGTACGGCCCGCACCGCGAAGGCCGCCGTCGGCGACACCGTCGTGCTGCAGACCGCCGCCGGGCGGCGGGACTTCCGCGTCGCGGGCGTCGCCGAGGCCGGACCCGCGGACACCGCCCGCAGTGCCGGCGCCGCAGGCGCCCTCGCCTGGTTCGCCGACGGCCAGGCCCCCACGCTCGCCGGCCACCCCGGCAAGGCGGACGCCATCGCCGTGCTGGCGCGGCACGGCACCGATGCCGACGCCCTCGCCGGCTCCGTGCAGAAGGCCCTGGCGGGCTCCGTCGCCGAGGTGTACCTGGGCGACGACCGCGGTGCCATCGAGGATCCGGGCCTCGGCTACGCGAAGGAGACTCTCTTCGGAATCGGCGGATCCTTCGGCGGCATCGCCGCCATCGTCGCGGTCTTCACCGCGGCCGGGACCGTCGCCCTGTCCGTGTCCCAGCGGGCGCGGGAATTCGCGCTGCTGCGCGCCGTCGGCGCCACCCCGCGGCAGATCCGCCGCGCGGTCGCCTCCGAGGCGCTGCTCGTCGCGCCGCTCGCCGGGATCGTCGGCTGCCTGCCCGGCATCGGGCTCGCGCACTGGTGGTTCGGGCAGTTGCAGGAACGCGGCGCGATCCCACAAGCGGTGCGGGTGCACGTCTCCTGGATCCCCCTCCTCGTCGCCGTCGCCGCCGGGCTGCTGACCGCGCTCGGCGCCGGCTGGGCGGCAGGACGCAGGCCCGCCAAGACCAAGCCGGGCCAGGCGCTCACCGATGCGTCGGTGGAGCGGCTGCGGCCAGGCGTGATCCGTACCGTGCTGGGCATCGGCGCCCTCGTCGGCGGCGGGTTCCTCACCGGCCTCTCGGCCAGTTCCACGGGGGACGGCGCGGCCGGCGCGGCGCTCGGCGTCGTGATGCTCTTCATGCTCGCCGTCGCACTGCTCGGCCCGCTGGTCGCGCGAGTGTGCGCGGGGCTCTTCGGCCTACCCCTGCGCGGGGCGGGCCCGGCCGCCGGACTCGCGGCCGCCAACTCCCGTGCCAACGCCCGCCGCCTCGCCTCCGCGATCACCCCGATCGCGCTCGCCATGGCCTTCGCCTCGACGCTCGTCTTCATGCACACGAGCGAGAACCACGCCGCCGACAAGCAACTGCGCGCGGGCATCACCGCGGACCACGTGGTCACGGACCCGGCCGGGCTCCCGGCGGACGCGGTGGCACACGCCGCCCGCGCGCCGGGCGTGACCGCGGCCGTCGGCCTGCTGAACACGCAGGTGCTGGTGCCGGTCGGCTCCGGCGAGTTCAAGTCGCTGCGGGGGGCGGCGGCCCAGGGCGTCACCGGTTCCGGCGCCGAGCTCGCGAAGGTTCAGGACCTGGACGTACGTGAAGGCAGCCTCGACCGGCTCGGCAAGGGCCGTATCGCCATCGACAAGACCCTGGCGGCCTCGGCGGACGCCGGCGTCGGCGACCGGCTTCCGTTCTACCTCCCCGACGGCACCGACGCCCGCCCCGAGATCGTCGCGGTCTACGGCCGCGGCCTCGGCCTGGCCACGGTGACCATGGACCGGGCCTCCCTGGCCGGGCACGTCACCTCGGGCTTCGACAGCACGTTGCTGGTACGCGGCGGCTCGGAGAAGTCGCTCACCCCCCTGGGCGAGGTCACCGACGCGTCCGGTTACGCCACCGAGCAGAACCTCGACGCGCACCTGGGCGCCTGGACCAACAACACCATGGCCGCGGTCCTCGGCGGCTTCGCCGCCGTCGCCGCCGTCAACACCCTGGTGATGACGGTCCTCGACCGCCGCCGCGAGCTGGGCACGCTGCGCCTCGTCGGCTCCACCCGGCGCCAGGTGATGCAGATGCTCCGCTGGGAGGGACTGCTGGTCTCCGCGGTGGGCGTGGTCCTCGGCTCCGCGATCGCCGCGGCCACGCTGATCCCGATGATGCACGGCATGACCGGCGAGGCGCCGTACGTGCCCCCGCTGGTGTACGCATCCTTCGCGGCGGCCACCGGCGGCCTGGCCCTGCTCGCGGTGACGCTGCCGGCGCGGGCGGCGCTGCGCCGCTGGTCGTAG
- a CDS encoding acyltransferase family protein translates to MRTPAKLAKLTAKIDDRTPAHRDRAIDGLRALALLAVPTGHWLLGGFTLDTGGGLHNASPLSAFGALAPAGWVLQMLGIFFLVGGYSSYLSYRRRKGSVREWTTARLIRLGRPVLGVTAVWALLLPTLHYGLGVPTATLHTASTLVVQPLWFVGVYAVITALTPYCVRASRHLGSWSAAPLLGSVAVVDFLRYGPYADAMPSWVSLLNVLPGWMFAYQLGVSWAAGRLGRRGAWLLLAGGAALFAVLLLAFHYPASMVGVPGASRTNSHPPSLLVLALAAAQSGAAALLRDRLARLLRRPVLWAPVVIINLSAMTILCWHQTAMLAAAVPASFSGEVPGLTTAPDTVGWVLARMAWVPLFAGLLVAIAKVAQPLETPWDRTGRTRRAAAGVLAAGFAYFALAT, encoded by the coding sequence ATGAGGACCCCCGCGAAGCTCGCGAAGCTCACCGCCAAGATCGACGACCGCACCCCCGCCCACCGCGACCGCGCCATCGACGGCCTGCGCGCGCTGGCACTCCTGGCCGTCCCGACCGGCCACTGGCTGCTCGGCGGCTTCACCCTCGACACCGGCGGCGGCCTGCACAACGCCAGCCCGCTTTCCGCGTTCGGCGCCCTGGCCCCGGCCGGCTGGGTCCTCCAGATGCTGGGCATCTTCTTCCTGGTCGGCGGCTACTCCTCGTACCTCTCCTACCGGCGCCGCAAGGGATCGGTCCGCGAGTGGACCACCGCCCGGCTCATCCGGCTGGGCCGCCCGGTCCTCGGCGTCACCGCCGTATGGGCGTTGCTGCTTCCCACCCTCCATTACGGCCTCGGCGTCCCGACCGCCACCCTGCACACCGCGTCGACACTGGTCGTCCAGCCCCTGTGGTTCGTCGGCGTCTACGCCGTGATCACGGCCCTCACGCCGTACTGCGTCCGCGCCTCGCGGCACCTCGGTTCCTGGTCCGCGGCCCCGCTGCTCGGCTCGGTCGCGGTGGTCGACTTCCTGCGCTACGGACCGTACGCGGACGCGATGCCGTCCTGGGTGAGTCTGCTCAACGTGCTTCCCGGCTGGATGTTCGCCTACCAGCTCGGCGTGTCCTGGGCGGCCGGGCGGCTGGGCCGCCGCGGGGCGTGGCTGCTGCTCGCGGGCGGTGCGGCCCTGTTCGCCGTCCTGCTGCTGGCCTTCCACTACCCGGCGTCGATGGTGGGCGTGCCCGGCGCGTCCCGGACCAACTCACACCCGCCGTCCCTCCTGGTCCTGGCGCTCGCGGCGGCCCAGTCCGGTGCGGCGGCCCTGCTGCGCGACCGACTGGCCCGTCTGCTCCGGCGCCCCGTCCTGTGGGCCCCGGTGGTGATCATCAATCTGTCGGCCATGACGATCCTGTGCTGGCACCAGACGGCGATGCTCGCCGCCGCGGTCCCCGCCTCGTTCTCGGGCGAGGTCCCCGGCCTGACCACCGCGCCGGACACGGTCGGATGGGTCCTGGCGCGGATGGCCTGGGTGCCGCTCTTCGCGGGGCTGCTCGTGGCGATCGCGAAGGTCGCCCAGCCCCTGGAGACCCCGTGGGACCGAACCGGCAGGACCCGTCGTGCGGCGGCGGGGGTGCTGGCGGCGGGCTTCGCCTACTTCGCGCTGGCGACGTGA